Proteins from one Ciona intestinalis unplaced genomic scaffold, KH HT000095.1, whole genome shotgun sequence genomic window:
- the LOC100181259 gene encoding MKI67 FHA domain-interacting nucleolar phosphoprotein-like, which produces MPMDVSKKSKSRNVGLISLDESKQAQFKAKMKSKKTSKAFDSTQTGVIFLKHIPHGFFEPQMKMYFEQFGIVNKIRLSRSKRTGKSKGYAYIEFACEEVANIVAQTMNNYLMYERCLKCTVVPVDKLHPKTFKGHNQIFSKPATRKNSIRKFNERNSNSDEVRRFKRRNQKHLKLETKLKAMGINYDINNLVMKTDWRPPPRKMLQQKSDVDSPNVTKTVISKSDLSMSINNEMMIDKEDEEVVFKTPPKSSKVSIRIIEPNVINQDKKKISKTPTVNKSLRKAKILKKRKLLNMTM; this is translated from the exons ATGCCAATGGATGTTAGTAAAAAGTCCAAAAGTAGGAACGTGGGCCTTATATCTCTTGATGAATCCAAACAGGCTCAGTTCAAGGCGAAAATGAAATCTAAA AAAACTTCAAAAGCTTTTGACTCTACACAAACAGGAGTAATCTTTCTTAAACACATTCCTCATGGCTTCTTCGAACCGCAAATGAAAATGTACTTCGAGCAATTCGGGATTGTCAATAAGATTCGTCTTTCTAGAAGCAAAAGg ACTGGGAAATCAAAAGGTTATGCATACATTGAATTTGCTTGTGAGGAGGTTGCAAATATTGTTGCTCAAACAAtgaataattatttaatgtatgaacgttgtttaaaat GCACAGTTGTTCCCGTGGATAAACTTCATCCCAAGACATTCAAAGGACACAACCAGATTTTCAGTAAACCTGCTACTCGCAAAAATTCTATAAGAAAGTTTAATGAAAGAAATAGTAACTCTGATGAG gTTAGACGTTTCAAGAGGAGAAATCAGAAGCATTTAAAATTGGAAACCAAACTTAAAGCAATGGGAATTAATTACGATATCAATAAT TTGGTAATGAAAACAGATTGGAGACCACCACCAAGAAAAATGTTGCAACAAAAATCTG ATGTTGATTCTCCAAATGTGACCAAGACAGTGATTTCCAAGAGTGACCTAAGTATGAGTATCAATAATGAGATGATGATTGACAAGGAAGATGAGGaagtagtttttaaaactccTCCCAAATCCTCTAAAGTTAGCATAAGGATCATTGAGCCCAATGTAATTAATCAAGATAAGAAAAAGATCTCTAAAACCCCAACAGTAAACAAAAGTCTGCGGAAGGCAAAAATccttaaaaaacgaaaattgttaaatatgaCCATGTAA